One region of Bacteroidia bacterium genomic DNA includes:
- a CDS encoding helix-turn-helix domain-containing protein, which translates to MKVTLVEEEMINRLVNKIDQLELKFEGIVKKANYPLNERWLNVEEATQILNCSKKVLFQYRDNFLIPYTQINHKYFFKASDIEKFLNSNYKPIRGF; encoded by the coding sequence ATGAAAGTTACATTAGTTGAAGAAGAAATGATTAATCGGTTAGTAAATAAAATCGATCAATTGGAATTGAAATTCGAAGGAATTGTAAAAAAGGCAAATTATCCATTAAATGAACGATGGTTGAATGTCGAAGAGGCTACTCAGATATTAAATTGTTCAAAAAAAGTGCTGTTTCAATATAGAGACAACTTTTTAATTCCATACACGCAAATTAATCACAAGTATTTTTTTAAAGCTTCTGATATAGAAAAATTTCTTAATTCAAACTACAAACCAATAAGAGGTTTCTAA
- a CDS encoding AAA family ATPase: MMKYDPITKQKLNSDIVSFNVDQGLNSVNIICKPIRNAAQRLFDAKNQPEVKQLFSVIWHSNELHLMFADTGIGKSILAVALADAISKGRGLLCLDNHHEPLTVLYYDFELSDRQFRKRYSDDIGNEYSFSNYFFIDTIDFTELDKQYPGRSFTGKLFNKLQADIEEHQANVLIIDNLTYLNGQSTQDTQVALDVMRNLNDLKNDFDLSILVLAHTPKRSMSYPITINDLAGSKHLSNFADSVSTIGKSVQGTNIRYIKQLKSRSSEVVYDSNNVICCEIAKKDSLLTFTLLTFTTENEHLNFDPASQKEEQKEAARELRREGKSVREISQQLGVPVTTIHRWTKNLNENSFQGETNGTDGTCPF, translated from the coding sequence ATGATGAAATATGATCCTATAACAAAGCAAAAATTAAATAGTGATATAGTATCATTTAATGTTGATCAAGGATTGAATTCGGTGAATATTATTTGTAAGCCTATTCGAAATGCAGCACAACGTTTATTTGATGCAAAGAATCAACCAGAAGTTAAACAATTGTTTTCGGTGATATGGCATAGTAATGAATTACACTTAATGTTTGCTGATACAGGCATTGGAAAAAGTATACTTGCTGTAGCTTTGGCTGATGCGATTAGTAAGGGGAGAGGATTATTATGTTTAGACAATCATCATGAACCATTAACAGTATTGTATTACGATTTTGAACTTTCTGATCGACAATTCAGGAAAAGATATTCTGATGACATTGGGAATGAATATTCTTTTAGTAATTATTTTTTTATTGATACGATTGATTTTACAGAATTAGATAAGCAATATCCAGGCAGATCTTTTACTGGTAAATTATTTAACAAATTGCAAGCTGATATTGAGGAGCATCAGGCTAATGTTTTAATTATCGATAATCTAACTTATTTAAACGGACAAAGTACACAGGATACTCAAGTTGCACTTGATGTTATGCGTAACCTTAATGATTTAAAAAATGATTTTGATTTATCAATTTTAGTGTTAGCTCATACTCCAAAGCGTAGTATGAGTTATCCAATAACTATAAATGATCTTGCTGGTAGTAAACATTTAAGTAATTTCGCCGATAGTGTTTCTACTATTGGTAAAAGTGTTCAGGGAACCAACATCAGATATATTAAACAACTAAAAAGTCGTAGCAGTGAGGTGGTATATGATAGTAATAATGTAATTTGTTGTGAGATTGCCAAGAAAGATAGCTTACTGACATTTACTCTTCTTACTTTTACTACTGAAAATGAACATTTAAATTTTGATCCGGCTAGTCAGAAGGAAGAACAGAAAGAAGCAGCTCGTGAACTTCGTAGAGAAGGAAAATCTGTTCGTGAAATTTCTCAACAATTAGGTGTCCCGGTTACTACAATTCACCGTTGGACAAAAAATTTAAACGAAAATTCCTTTCAAGGTGAAACAAATGGAACAGATGGAACATGTCCTTTTTAA
- a CDS encoding helix-turn-helix domain-containing protein yields the protein MKIDKNRPMYSLSVEEYMQLNQEILANFKSPEAENEKNNTEIMDIDEAAIYLKMAKQTVYSMTSKKTLPYFKRGKRIFFRKVELLGWLEKGRKYTNEELLAKIKQE from the coding sequence ATGAAAATCGACAAAAACAGACCAATGTATTCTTTAAGTGTTGAAGAGTACATGCAATTGAATCAGGAAATTCTTGCAAACTTTAAAAGCCCTGAGGCTGAAAATGAAAAGAACAACACAGAAATTATGGATATTGATGAAGCAGCAATTTACTTGAAAATGGCTAAGCAAACTGTTTATTCAATGACTTCCAAAAAAACACTGCCTTATTTTAAGAGAGGAAAGAGAATCTTCTTTAGAAAAGTTGAGTTATTAGGCTGGCTTGAAAAAGGTCGCAAGTACACGAATGAAGAATTATTGGCTAAAATTAAGCAGGAATAA
- a CDS encoding site-specific integrase, giving the protein MATFKVLLYTSKVLKNGEHPIMLRIIMNRKVKYVSVGYSCPIDLWDLEKNEPKKKHPNKQLLDIVIKQKRIDAEKLLLSLDEKKSYYSLNEVQKKIKKKQGSMGVFPFIEKIIKDLKAANRLGNATVYGDLKNSLRNFTNKQELCFSDISVSFLQKYEQYYREKSVVKQVKVRTEIKNSKNSKNSKDSKNSKDSKNKRKVYDTVKDGKISRGVKESSMSYYMRTLRAVYNKAIIEGEAERDTYPFRDYKISKFNLETVKRAISREDLRKIEKYRFHPESDVFDSVNYFLFSFYCSGINFTDIAQLTWQNVINGRLIYKRAKTGKQYNLGILKPAQDILDHYSKISLGENDYIFPILYSKIHKTEETIRNRIHKVLYQTNEDLKFVSAKAKLSIELTTYVARHSYATILKKSGISTSIISEALGHKSEKTTQIYLDSFENNVLDEANKNLL; this is encoded by the coding sequence ATGGCAACATTTAAAGTTCTATTATATACCTCAAAGGTATTAAAAAATGGTGAACATCCAATAATGTTACGAATAATTATGAATAGAAAAGTTAAGTATGTTTCTGTAGGTTATTCATGTCCAATTGATTTGTGGGATTTAGAGAAAAATGAGCCTAAAAAGAAACATCCTAATAAACAATTATTAGATATTGTAATTAAGCAAAAAAGAATCGATGCGGAAAAACTCTTATTATCATTAGATGAAAAGAAATCTTATTATAGCCTAAACGAAGTTCAGAAGAAAATTAAAAAGAAACAGGGTTCAATGGGAGTGTTTCCATTTATCGAAAAAATAATTAAAGATTTGAAGGCAGCAAATAGATTAGGTAATGCAACAGTCTATGGTGATCTTAAGAATTCGTTAAGAAATTTTACAAATAAACAAGAGCTATGTTTTTCAGATATTTCAGTCTCATTTTTGCAGAAATACGAGCAATATTATAGAGAGAAAAGTGTTGTTAAACAGGTAAAAGTTCGGACTGAGATTAAGAATAGTAAGAATAGTAAGAATAGTAAGGATAGTAAGAATAGTAAGGATAGTAAGAATAAAAGAAAAGTATATGATACTGTAAAAGATGGAAAGATTTCAAGGGGAGTCAAAGAAAGTAGTATGTCATATTATATGCGAACTTTAAGGGCAGTATATAATAAGGCTATAATAGAAGGTGAGGCAGAAAGAGATACATATCCATTCAGAGATTATAAAATTTCTAAGTTTAATTTGGAAACGGTAAAACGTGCTATTTCAAGAGAAGATTTAAGGAAAATAGAGAAATATAGATTTCATCCTGAATCAGATGTATTTGATTCAGTTAATTATTTTCTATTTAGTTTTTATTGTAGCGGAATAAACTTTACTGATATAGCTCAATTGACCTGGCAAAATGTTATTAATGGTAGGTTAATTTATAAACGTGCTAAAACAGGTAAGCAATATAATCTTGGAATTTTAAAGCCAGCTCAAGATATTTTAGATCACTATTCTAAAATTAGCTTAGGAGAAAATGATTATATATTTCCAATTCTATATAGCAAAATTCATAAAACTGAAGAAACTATAAGAAATAGAATACATAAAGTTTTATATCAAACTAATGAAGATCTTAAATTTGTTTCTGCAAAAGCAAAACTTTCTATCGAGCTTACAACTTATGTTGCAAGGCATTCTTATGCCACAATACTTAAAAAAAGTGGAATTTCTACTTCAATTATCAGTGAAGCTCTGGGCCATAAATCTGAGAAAACAACACAAATTTATTTAGATAGTTTTGAAAACAACGTGCTTGATGAAGCAAATAAAAATTTATTGTAA
- a CDS encoding ATP-binding protein: MNRYILRELEKWKKDQKRKSLLLRGARQIGKTYIIRELGKQFKYFLEVNFDSESEIRQFFDGNLNPNEICTKLSAYYNIPIVDGETLLFLDEIQICKPAIQSLRYFHERRPNLHVVATGSLLEFALEEIPSFGVGRITSLFMYPMSFNEFLEAAKQTGLIKMKKKASPESSLDETFHKNLTDWIKKFMIVGGMPEAVKTFIDTGDLIQTQRILDNIIISLEDDFAKYKSRINVGRLKDVFRSVMNQSGNKFNVSKSSENGNQVQKNEALEMLIMSGLCYKVLHSSANGLPLSIGKNSKIFKVIFFDTGIIQRSLKLKMADFITAENLNQINKGNIAEQYTGIELIKNLFTHSKPELYYWHREKRSSSAEVDYLLELNNKILPVEVKSGTQGKMQSLHIFMESKKTNIGIRISLENFSKYQKIEVFPLYAIERIIEINQN, encoded by the coding sequence ATGAATAGATACATATTACGCGAATTAGAAAAATGGAAGAAAGACCAGAAACGAAAATCGCTTCTACTTAGGGGTGCAAGACAAATTGGAAAAACATATATAATTCGTGAATTAGGCAAGCAATTCAAATACTTTTTAGAAGTAAATTTTGACTCAGAATCTGAAATAAGACAGTTTTTTGACGGTAACCTAAATCCAAATGAAATATGTACAAAACTTTCTGCTTATTATAACATACCAATTGTTGATGGAGAAACGCTTTTGTTTTTGGATGAGATACAAATTTGTAAACCTGCAATACAATCATTAAGATATTTTCACGAAAGAAGACCTAATTTACATGTTGTTGCCACTGGCTCTTTACTTGAGTTTGCTTTAGAAGAGATTCCATCATTTGGCGTTGGAAGAATAACATCATTGTTTATGTACCCAATGTCGTTTAATGAGTTTTTGGAAGCTGCTAAGCAAACAGGACTAATTAAAATGAAGAAAAAAGCTTCTCCTGAATCTTCTTTAGATGAAACGTTTCATAAGAACTTAACAGATTGGATTAAAAAATTTATGATAGTTGGAGGAATGCCTGAGGCTGTTAAAACTTTTATTGATACAGGAGATCTAATTCAAACACAAAGAATACTTGATAACATTATTATTTCGCTAGAAGACGATTTTGCAAAATATAAATCAAGAATAAATGTAGGACGATTAAAAGATGTATTCCGTTCAGTAATGAATCAATCTGGAAATAAATTTAACGTTTCAAAATCTTCTGAAAATGGTAACCAGGTTCAAAAAAACGAAGCACTTGAAATGCTTATTATGTCTGGACTTTGTTATAAAGTACTACATAGTTCTGCAAATGGATTACCACTTTCAATCGGAAAAAACTCTAAAATTTTTAAGGTTATTTTTTTTGATACAGGCATTATTCAACGTTCTTTAAAGCTAAAGATGGCCGATTTCATAACAGCTGAAAACCTTAATCAGATTAATAAAGGAAATATAGCCGAACAATATACAGGGATAGAACTCATAAAAAATTTATTTACTCATTCCAAACCAGAACTTTATTATTGGCACCGAGAAAAACGTAGTAGTAGCGCAGAAGTTGATTACTTACTTGAGCTAAATAACAAGATATTACCTGTAGAAGTAAAGTCTGGAACACAAGGCAAAATGCAAAGCCTACATATTTTTATGGAAAGTAAAAAAACAAATATTGGAATTCGTATTTCATTGGAAAATTTTTCAAAATATCAGAAAATTGAAGTTTTTCCTTTATATGCAATTGAAAGAATAATAGAAATAAACCAGAATTAA